ACTGGTCGAAATTTAACAACGATTTCTTTTGGCTCTTTTACAGACATTGCATCGGACTGACTCGATGGTATCGCTTTGTTACCGATCACTCGCGAGCTATATCACAGATGATAATCTCGTCGGACTGCAGAACTTCCTCGAAAATAAGCGAGTGCAGGTCGACGACAGAGATGAGGTAAGCGTGAATCGCtcgaaaaaatttccaaaGATTATTCGACCGTGACCAGAAATtccagaataaaattataatagcaGTCGATATAAATAGACGATAAAAGTCTTCtcagcaaaaaaaatttgaagaagaaataaatataaaaataatttatgctaGATAATCTCTCTGAATTAAATAGATAGCTCTACATGATTCATGAAGAGCAGTATTCTTCTTGTATTCGCCGTGTTCAAGCCGTCTCGAACcttctttaacaaattattctcTTATGACAGAATGGTAGCACCGCCCTCATCCTTGCAGCAACCAAGGGAAAAATACACTTCGTTCGAGAGATCATCAATCATGGAGCGGACGTCAACGCTGAAGACGCGGTTGGTATCCGTTGATTGTAATCGTAGATCGTTTGAttatacgtaataaataacaattctaATATATGCACGTTTCTGTATAATTTCTCAGGATAACTGGACAGCGTTGCTGTGTGCGGCAAAGGAAGGCTACACTGAGATTTGTCTCGAATTGCTCGAGCATGGTGCCGATTTGGAGCATCGAGATATGGTCAGAAGAAGTTGCATATTTTACTAGTCTGGCGTAATGCCATTAATGCAAATCTGTAACTGGAGTCTCAtcatatttgcaaaaattccGTTCTCTTTCGTCATACATACCaagaattttaatgttatcGTCTCTTATTCATCGCCAAAAGTTATTTCCATTAATATAaagagttttattaaaattttcaatatattataaatataatatattaaatttaataatattttaacgatttatacgttttttgtcgattaatttacattcttttaacaaaaaagtatataaaatctaatagAAGAGTTTATTTAGCAATATAGACGTCTGTGTAAAAAATTAGCGCTTTTATAGATAAGAAATCGAAGGATCGAAAGTTCTTTTATTGCAGGGTGGATGGACGGCGCTCATGTGGGCGACATACAAAGGTAAATCGGCGACGGTGACGATGTTGCTGGGGCGCGGGGCTGACGTCAACGCGCatggaaattttcatatatccTCATTAGTATGGGCTGCTGGCAGGGGTTACACTGATATAGTGAAAGATCTCATTGCTCATGGAGCGAAGGTCAATGTCGGCGACAAGGTAATTGTCGGTGGACGTACCGCAAATCGATGACCATCGCTTCGCTCTCGAGATACTTATACTCAATTTTTTCAGTATGGTACGACGGCACTCGTATGGGCGTCGCGCAAGGGAAATGTAGAAATTGTTGATATGCTTCTTAAGGCTGGAGGGAATGTCGACACAGCAGGCATGGTAAGATCAATATaccgttgaaaaatataatatacggaAGTGATGGCTTCCaagttgataaaaaataatatgatgaaAATAGAACGCCATATATAACCATATACATGATTATAcagatttatttgttattcgcATAAACTTAtaggatattttaattttaaaccaAGGTTGGCCACGTATGCCAgccatttacatatataattgttgaGTCAGCGTATCTGTTGTCTATGTGTCTATTTTCTACGTattcttgtttatttattatattaaattataacgatCGCGGAACAGTAAGTCGTCCTCGTGAAAGAGAAAGCAAAGCTGAAACCGACGTGCACTGTACGAATTAGTTGTGCGAATTTTGTCAAATTCGAGACTCATCCATTACGTTATATTtgtcatattaataataataacttgaCACTACATTCTTATcacgaaaaagaaatatttgaatgtaataagaaatatttcagaactTTTCCAACTTTAATATTAGATtatgaagataatttttgacatttataCGTGCTTTTAACAACTTTCTTTGCAGTATTCATGGACTGCTCTGGTCGTGGCAACCCTCGGTAATTATGTGGAGGTGGTATCGTTACTATTGGAGCACAAGCCCAACGTGAACGCTCTAGACAAAGACGGTTGCACCGCTCTAGCAATTGCCTGCCGTGAAGGTCATCACGAAATAGCGAACGCCCTTTTAAATGCCGGTGCTTACGTTAATATTCAGGATCGGGCCGGCGACACAAACCTAATCCACGCGGTTAAGGGTGGCCATCGGGGCGTGGTGGAATCACTGCTGAAAAAATACGCAGACGTTGACATTGCTGGAAAGGTATGACTCGACTTATTTTTCTCCATACCCGCGTATCTTCCTCGAAGATCgacttgcaaaaaaaaataatttttttcaccgAGTATTGCGGTTGCCAAATATTGATCATTCCGATAAGCCGGATTATTACGCGCGTCGAATTACATGTGGTGAAATAAACTTGTTAAAGTAATCTAGCGATTCGAGTCGATATTGTGGACACTTTAATAAGAGCCAATCTTGTGGTATCGGATCTTGTGGTATCCCTAAGCCACTTCGAGCTAGGTTCGTGCGTGACATCCCCCGTGGATACTTTCGAATCATTCCAATCGAACTAACCATCCCATCCGTATATATTTTAGGATAAAAAAACCGCAACTTACATAGCAGTAGAGAAAGGCAATATACCGATACTCAAATTATTACTAAACGCTAACCCAGATCTGGAGATTGCTACGAAAGACGGCGACACGCCTTTATTACGGGCGGTAAGGTCGCGTAACGCCGAAATCGTGCAATTGCTTTTAGACAAAAAAGCCAAAGTCTCGGCTACGGACAAGAAGGGTGATACTGTACTGCACATAGCGATGCGCGCGCGATCAAAAGCGATCGTCGAGATACTACTGAGGAATCCAAAGAATAGCCAGTTATTGTATCGTCCGAATAGACAAGGCGAGACCCCCTACAACATCGACGTCAATCATCCTAAGACGATGCTTGGACAGATATTCGGTGCTCGTAAGTTAATCAGACACATGCCATTATTAGTGTTATACGTTATTACAAGTAACTCAACTTACGATATGTGAAGAACACGCGTTGAATGTCTTGAcgaattttatagaataatttgATGAACGTTACAGGGCGTTTAAATACTAACGAGGACAACGAAAACATGCTTGGTTACGATTTGTACAGCAGCGCGTTAGCAGATATTCTCAGTGAACCATCGCTTTCTACGCCAATTACAGTCGGTCTTTACGCAAAATGGGGCTCTGGAAAATCGTTTTTACTGAACAAACTGAGAGGTACTACCAAATAACAAAGCTACTCCAATGctatttaatagttttatagAATGTCAACTGTTGGATGAATTTagaacaaaaaatagaaaaaattataatatttaaatttaaataaaattacattgtgtgacaatttaaattaaatttctatagcCCAGAAGATGCGCTAGTTTTCTGGAATATCTTTTGGTATATCTGTATACACCTaagttacattaaaaaatactaacGACGCGACTGTCTTTTACAGAGGAAATGAAGAACTTCGCACGACAATGGATCGATCCAGTATTCCAATTCTCTTCCTTACTCTTTTTAGTAGTAGCTCACGTATCCCTTCTCGTGGGCGTCACGTTAGGCCTCGCCTTGCAGTCGTGGATCATCGGTCTATCGTCCGGAATAAGTTTACTAGTTATCGTTTATATTTTCCTGGTTCTCGTTTGGTATGCCAACAAGAGGTGAGGCTTACGAAAAGTAGCAAGAAGTAAAGTTCTATTCGTTTTATGTTCTTATTGGAAATCTGTAATCGTAGGTACGATTGGTATTGGCCATATAATCTGACAGTGGAGCTCACCACCAAGTTGAACACGCTCAAACTGCTATTGCAAGTGATTTTTTGTCATCCGCCTGGCAGTCAATGTCAGGACGGCATAGCGGTGCAGCCGATCAAGTTTTACTTCACTGATCAGACTCGCGTGGGTACGACCGCCGCCGGTGAGAACGTGGTCGTGCAAATGGTCGGTTCGCTGTACGATTCCATCGAGAACGACTACGGTTCCTTGTCTACCAGACTATATAGAGCATTTCGGCCAAAACCAGATAAATCAACTACTACGTGGAAATGGAGGCGTTTGTGTTGCTTGCCCCACGTAATCTTATTCGAATTCTGCTTATGCAGCTTGCTCGTTGGTATCTCGATACTTACGGTGTACCTCATAGACATTTCGAATGAAGAGTGAGTAATTATATGCCGAACACAAAGTACTTCTACATTACTTATTTTACATGTTGTATCGTTTCGCGTTTAGGTCCACGATAGAGCGAGTTACTGCTCACATTATCATGATATCGATTGCCTTGGTCTTGGCCATCAGTATAATAGCGAATTTATATACATGGAGTAGAACGCTGCATGCATTGGTTTTTTCACAAAGAAGACACCTCCAACGCAGTATATCAAAATTGGAGACTCTGAAAAGCGAAGGGTTCATTCAGACTTTAAAAAGCGAGGTCAATTTAATGACAGAAATggtaaattacttatttattaagataGCTCTATTAGAACTTTGCTTTCAACGGGGTAGTTTTTAATCacaattttaatcacaaataGGTCAAGTGCTTGGATAGTTTCATGGCTCAACAAAGTAGACTAGTTGTAATAGTGGACGGTTTGGATAGTTGCGAACAGGATAAAGTTTTACTCGTTTTGGACGCTATACAGGCCTTATTTAGCGATAACGGATATCCTTTCGTCGTAATATTAGCGATTGATCCACATATTATATCTAAGGTAAgcaactttaaaaaataaaaatgtaaaaaattgggTAAATTGTAATATCGATTTCAAAATGTTACTTTGAATGATAACGAAAACTATCGTTCGACATTGTGCATGTAGGCGGTAGAAGTAAATAGCAGAAGACTATTCTCGGAATCAAATATCGGCGGTCATGATTACTTACGGAATATGGTGCATTTGCCGTTCTACTTGCAAAACAGCGGCTTGCGTAAAGTCAAGGTTGCGCAACAAACTGCTCAACATTATAAGAAGACAGTGTGGACGGAAGCCGAGGAGAGCGTTAACTATACTGCGACCAGCACCATGCATCATTCAGTATCCAGTAGAAGACTCAGCACGGAATCGGCTATAATGAACAGCAACGAGAAATTGAAACCCCAACAAAGGAAGGGCAGTAGAAAGATGCGATTGAGTGAATCAATCGCTAGCAGTATCGGCAGTAATTTGAATCGACTGGGGGGAGCGCAGGATCTCAATAAAATGTTGCTCACCGATGATTACTTTAGCGATGTAAATCCTCGTAGTATGAGGAGATTGATGAATGTCGTTTATGTCACTGGTAATGCATTAAGTCGTGCAATATTGCAGTGTATGAGTCTACGTAATCATTCCATGTGTACATTATTTGTCTATCTATTTTAGGGCGATTACTTAAGGCATTCCAGATTGACTTCAACTGGTATCACTTAGCTAGTTGGATCAACATTACTGAGCAGTGGCCTTTTAGAACGTCTTGGCTCATTCTTCATTACGATATGTACGAGGAGAGTCTGGATGATAATATGTCACTGAAAAGTCTTTATGATAAGTACGtggattttatttctttcttaatcttcttttcatactatttttatattactattttttatatttatattagggTGCGACCGCAAATTCCAGTATTGAAGGAAGTGCAACCGCTTCTCGAGATAGACAGAGACGAACGCAAGTTGGATGTTTTCCTCACGTTTCACCGCTCCAGCTTGCTTATTAGCGACATGAAAATATTCTTGCCTTTCACTATCAATCTAGACCCGtacattaaaaagaaaataaaagaggaaCAACAAAGCATAGAGGAAGACACCAATCTATTTAACAAACAAAGTGCTTGGCACGGCCACAATGTTCCGATTGATCAGTGGCCTCCACAAAGAGGCATGTCGATGAACCGGCACATGATGAAACTTGCCAAGCAATCGAGTTTGCAGGGATCCATGCCGCCGACGCCGTCGTGGGGTTACCAGCCAAGCTTTGAATGGCAAGTTCCGCCAACTTGGATGCAAATGCCTCCCATGGAACCAGTGTCAAAACCACTTTCCGCAACAACCATGTTACCGGTAcatcataaattaattgtatacaaTTATCTCTTGCGGGTTGAAAATATGTGACTTATCGCTTCGTCTTTATTCACAGTCCGAAATTCTGGAAATAAAGCTGTCGTCCTTATCAGTGAACGGAGTCTGCGATCTAATTGACAAAATTGAAAACCTTAATTCGACCCAAGcatctatatataaacaagCCATAAAAGAGAACAATATTAATGGAcgagttttattacattgcgATTTGCaagaattgaaaaaagtaattttttaaacactgCGTCTTTACATTTCAAGGAGAGGAAATTCtaaatacaaatgtatttgtattttttaggTATTTAAAATGACTTTTGGAGATTGGGAGTTATTTCGCATGGTAATTGTATCACTACGGGAAATGGAACTCTCGTCATTTACATACGAGGAGGGTCCTCGGAGTGTACGATTTACCGTAGGATCCGAACAAGTTTTACGCAAAGGTAcgttcgatatttttttttcgcttgtTTCTTGTTCGGTTTGATCACTCTTATCTGTTATAGATCACGCTTTGCCAAATAATTCGATACGGGTGTCTGCTCAtgtggagaaagagaaaggaacaTCGAGATCTGATGGGTCGACTCGCCGTGATCAAAATAAACAATCTATAATGGAAAAACAGGTATGATATAGGTACTTTTAAATGCATTAAGTAATCGATGCAATCGTAGAAATTTACGAATTGATATCGTGACtgaaaacttataaaaatgaattttcatttatttacattCACACTCGGTACCAGTTCCAGGTAAGCCGCTGCTATGATtactttaaaaagtaaaaaatttcgatatataataattctattcatCTATGTATAATACCTAACAAATACTATCCGCTGTGAATATGCTGAAGTGTCTATATACGTTTCAGGTAACGTTAGAGGAGCAAATGATTTGCGGAGCATTGCAGACGTTGAACGAGGAAGCTTGCGAAGATGTTTTAGACGTGCCATCGCCAGCGGTGGCACCAACAGACTCGCTTCCTTCAGGTGAGCCTACTCCCCTACCACTTACACTGCCTCTGGTAATAGTGCAAGAGCCACCGCAGCCTGACCAAAACAGTGACACTTCCGCCGAATACAGTGTTAACTTTTAGTCAAATCTGAAATAGGATGACTATACGATGATATGACTATAGgataatgtatatattcgtCAAATGAATAGCTCACGTTGTGCAAAAGCAGACTTTTCCGGCGTAACTTCTATCGAAATGTGCAACGACCAGCCATTGTTATCATTGCATTCAAGAACGGTGCTTGCCAGTATAtgttgttaaaagaaaaaaaaaagattgatatGCTTCATCCTATTTGATAGTTTTATTTGTACATCTGTATGTCTGTAGAACGCTATTTGACAGTATTGCCGACaaaagatgtatatatatgcaatgGCAGTCgacaaactaaaaataatggttatataaatatattgttattataaggCCATTTGTAAGTTACAAAGTGAAAGGCTATCCTCTGTAGGAACATGTATGAGTATTTCTTAAAAAGTATTCAAGTATTAAAGTGCCAATGCGAGAAACCAATCATACATATCGCACGAAGGAAGAATACAAAATGAAAGCCATTTAACGATTGTAATAGGATTATTATTGTATGCGTACtcttaagattattataatataatgctCATTTTATAAGCTAGTTTAATATCGATGTATATTGATGCCatattaaggaaaaaaagaaaaaaaaaaagattccaaAAACCCTCTATAGTCGGTAATTTACGAGCATACTCTTTACtgcatttgtaaatatatgattataaaaagaaagacaaaaattTCAGAGGCACTACTCTCAAAGCTAACTCTCGTTCGGTGTTTCCTGTGGACAATTCATGTACAAAAGACTGTGATAACGCATTGTTGACAAAACGAATATCTCGTGCGGAAAATGTGCTAACCGAGGCGACATGTaacaatgtattatatttttaacactgTTGTACGTAAAGTAATCGTGCTTGGcgataaaattgaaagttGCGTCCTGTTACTCCGGTCCATGTTACTTCCTGTACTATGTGTacactataaatattattgctaGATTAATAGCACCATGTTATATGAGCAGTATTATGTTATTACGAGAGCAAGTGGCAATAAAACTTTCTTGCAAACCACATCTGACATTACCTTCTTTGCAATTTGTATCTGGAAGCCTtcagttattattatcaattgcGATCAAAGCGTTTCaaagattgaaaattgaaataagagaattttaaaaaggaaatggaacaaatatctttttcattgATAACTTAGATTCTCATgtaaaatcttctttttttcgatactttttaaagaaatatatttgttttaaggATTTCGAACCAAGTGgcttcaaaatatatattataatcgatTAGAACATGATAATCACATGATACGAAGCAGATGTTACATGAGTCTCTGTTTTAGGACACGTCATCTCGGTACACGACACGGAATATGTACTGCTTCAATCCAGTCCGCTGCTTCACTGGGTACCGGTTAACGAGGATCCGGTCAGCTCAGACGACAGCTCGCACGATTCCACCGTGTTCCTTCAACGTACCAACTCCCAACGCAGCATCGCATCTCAATATAGCACGAGATCAGCCTGCTCGTACAAGACCCTGAAGAGAAGCGGTAGCAACATCAGCACGAGACCGTCCTCGCTATTCGTCTCCCCACCGCCGTCGCCGAAGCCTGCGATCAGGTCGAAGTCGACCGACGAGAGGTGTATGGGAAACAATGTATCCCTGAAGATCACGCCGTCGTCGGTATCCACTAAGAGACGCTCCTCCTCAACATTAAATGACGAGATAGTGATACCAGTACCCACTTCCAGCCTGGAGAAGCTATCGAAGCTGAAGGACCGTCTGATCGGCACCACGTCGACCGCGACGGCGCGGTCACCGGGCCCCGGTGGCGAGAGCGACGACGAGTCCACGCCGCTGGTATCCGAATTATCCACGCCAACGCATTCCCAATCGGACAGCGTGTTCAGACACGACTGCAGCGCGGAGAACAGCAGTTCGCCATCGTCCAACAGGAGTCTACCGCGTGACGGAGAGCGTCGCGTAGATCTAGATTACGCTGATACCGTCAGCCTTGTGATATGCGAGTCCTCGAACGCTCAATTGCCGTCTCGACACGGCACCAAGATCTGGGACGACACAGAGACGCCTGTCTGACACCTGTcgtcttttgtatataatcACAACGTGTGATAACTTATAGCGTATTATACGTTTGATTGATACCGATCTCAATTTGATGAAAGTGACTGGCATCTGCTGGGCAGGTACAGATGACATAATTCTGTTTTGACGATAAGCGTCGAGATAAGATATGTCTCTCTCGTGTAAATAACGAATAGCGAGAACATGCAGGTGTTTTTTATAGTTAGATTATTAAACGTGTTCATCTGCTTATAGTGGTTTGACGGAGAACGAATAAATGCCTTCTCGCGCAAGTCACATGCGATAATCCTTAGTTTAGCGAAACGAGACGATCTCGAGATGTACGACGCCGAAGCGACATTCCgtgtaaatattaatgcatTTACGAATGCAAAACTTTATCgacattttcctttttatattgaatCAGTATCGAAATATGTTGGAACGAGGGAGATGAGGAACATTTCCCGATGTATAGTATGTACCAAAGTATCCTGTCCCCAGTAATCAATTTATGTCAATTCGTAATGTCAGTGCAAATAGGTAACTTAAAGAGTAACCGATAAACGctagaatattttaaagaaatgatAATTCAAACGACCAGTATACAATCGTTGATTAGACTAcatctaatatataattctataaattatatctaatgtaatttatagaattttatctatgattttatcgaacaaaaaatgtagaatGTCACAAATAACTTGTACAAACGgcaattattacttatttcacTTTATATTTAGCtacaaaagtttttataaagaattttattgagATATTGCAAGATGGATATTTTAGTTGGACGGAATATATTCGTTTTAGTACTTCTTCCTTAATTTTAGTGTATTTTTTCCTTGTCAAATtacgatatattaataaaatgacaGAGAAACGCGTAAGCAATGTATTGATACATTTGTTTTATTGAAAGGCAAAAATTGTAACTACATAACATTAAATGTTTAGGACACTTCAGGACGGAATACATCAGGGTATTGATCattcattataatattgtaaatatatatatgtatatgattgtAGATATATtagctttgaaaaaatatatatatatacgctcATTTCTTGacattaaatacaataaaatattcaatcaaATACAATACATtgcaataatgttaaatactgtatacaatatatttagaatcaCGGAAACGCGCAACATAAAGTTAAACCAATTAAAAGGAGGACAAATGTTTCCTCTCTACTTTGTAACGAACGTTTGCATGCTAATTAAATACAGGGATAGTACCGCTTGTAATTAAatgcattgtttgttattaagTGTTACGTAAAAACGTCATATCACTTCAAAGCGGCAGCTGTGTCCTCGTTAGACACGATAGTGGAATGTTACAAATCATACAGATTTAAACTGGAACATCCtctaatacatacatataaaataatgacatAGCGTGgtgatatatgtatctattttAATGCGTATCAAAATTATGGCATATAGAAAGGAGAATATGAGACAAGGAacaaattacgaaaaaaaaaatatcttaggataataatctatatatactctgttacaaatatatacataaaaattcgatttcaCAGTTTCATAGGCGTGGAATAGTAAATACGAATATCCTTATAGCTGCATGTTTCAGGCACAAGTTGTGCTTTACCTAAGACTGGCGATGATTCGCGTATTGATTCTTTATTCATCTTTATCGATTATTGTCAtcattataatacataaatacattaaatctcAGGAGAAAGAGTAGATAAAATCAACGTCATTAAGACCTGATTAATTAGCGAATCTATAATGCTTCACTGATAAAAGTGTTCTCAAAAGTTTTGATCAAATTTACTTATtaacgatttatttatataatttatatcatattattgtataatgaGAATgataatacttatatttttaatcagtcACAGCGAATacgattttttcgtttctaaTATTCGCATAATTGCATATTCGTCCATCGCACGTTAAATTCAAAGGCACAATGACtgctaatataaaaatgctaCCTTATAAATGCATAGGCTTAACATTTAGACACGAGCAATATACGTTGCCTCACGAAATATGTAGGTCTGTTCGTTTTAGCTGCACTCTGTTACTTCCCATAATTAAAGCGAAACGAAAGTACATTTGTCCTTTGCAGAtagaaacataataaaattgtaaaaaacaaACGTAAATAGTGCGCTTAACGCGAATAGACCTTGCATACATACTTTATAATACATGTTGGCAGATTATAAGGACACTTGTTTTATCAACAcataagtttaaaataaatgcatcGTACAATTAAGGAATGTTCGCGACATTATAAACAGAAAGCTTATCTCATTATGCAAATTCTCAGTCGGCATAAAACGATCTCTATTAACCGACATAAAGATATCCTAGCAGTGACTTAAGCAATGCCTTCCTAAAATAGTACTCTGCTTTTATACTACTTAAGTATATCTTAGGACCCTTtcataaaaactatttttttaacatagtaGTTTTTTACGTGTCCAATTTTAATTGTCACAATTGTCATAAATTGTCATGACTAACATCACGCACTTTGTAAagcaagtaaaaaaaaacaaagatgtAGGCAGTCCGAGGAAGAccaaagtaaatatatatacgttggTGCTATTTTCTCGCGCATTGTACATCGACATTATTTCTcctttgtaatatttaataaatattttataactgtgTGGTAATTACCGTCTTTCTCGTGATTACTGTATGCTTGGTTGGCGTTTGACCAGGTGCTGGACTTTGTGACGGATCCGCTACCAGCCAGGGACTAATGTCTGACGCCGCTTGACTTTCATCCTGCAAAACAGATCTTTTAGTACTTTTACACTACtccgaattaatttttctcgattaacaataattatttaagaaaattgtcaCATTTAATTGAatcgaatattaataatattagtccTTTGTATTGACTGACTaactttaacattttaatggTTCAAATGACGAACTCGaagattatttaatactttacTATTCACACACACAGAGGCGACTTTCACGTGGGACGAAAAGCAAATTTTCATTACGCTTTCACCAACAGAATCAACTTACTCCTAGAATAAAATCTTACTTTCCCTTTACGATCAACACTGAATGATAAGTCTCTTAGATTTgttctaaaagtaattttctGTTCTTGGTGAAACCAGGGCGTTTATGTAATAGATGAGACGCTGGCCTGCAAgcgtaaaaaatgtaactgaCCTTGTGTGTAAGTGTCGTAGTGGTCGTTTGTATCTCCTCGGTTTTAACGACCCGCGCTCCGGCTTTTTCTGTATCCGCGTCGACTTTTTTCTCCGTTGTAACCGGTTGTAAATCTTTGAAGGGATTGAGTATGCCCAGGAACGGATTCGAGTCTATGAACGGATTagtgttctttttcttgtcgTCTTCCGGTTTTGCTTCCTCCTCGGAAGCTTCGGCCGTGTTAGACGCGTCAGTATCGTTAGTGAACGGattaaaaggattttgcgactGGTTCGATACTTTCGGGCTTAATGGCGTGGTCTTTTGTTCGATCTGTCCCCAACTGTCCAATGAAAAGTGTGTTACAGTTACAGCGTCGTCCGTAGAAGGATTTATTGCTGTCGTCGCTCCGCTCACAGAGAGAGTCAGTTTGTCACCGCCCTATATTTGATGAAGAAAGCAAGAAAGCAAACACATTACAGCTGGCAGCTAGCGATATAAAGCAGAcgcaataaataatgtaaacacAAACAACAACAGAATAATAATCTTGACAAAATTATTGTTCAATAAGCTGCTAAGTCTTCAAAAACC
The Temnothorax longispinosus isolate EJ_2023e chromosome 7, Tlon_JGU_v1, whole genome shotgun sequence DNA segment above includes these coding regions:
- the Arms gene encoding kinase D-interacting substrate of 220 kDa B isoform X5, producing the protein MTLHRTDSMVSLCYRSLASYITDDNLVGLQNFLENKRVQVDDRDENGSTALILAATKGKIHFVREIINHGADVNAEDADNWTALLCAAKEGYTEICLELLEHGADLEHRDMGGWTALMWATYKGKSATVTMLLGRGADVNAHGNFHISSLVWAAGRGYTDIVKDLIAHGAKVNVGDKYGTTALVWASRKGNVEIVDMLLKAGGNVDTAGMYSWTALVVATLGNYVEVVSLLLEHKPNVNALDKDGCTALAIACREGHHEIANALLNAGAYVNIQDRAGDTNLIHAVKGGHRGVVESLLKKYADVDIAGKDKKTATYIAVEKGNIPILKLLLNANPDLEIATKDGDTPLLRAVRSRNAEIVQLLLDKKAKVSATDKKGDTVLHIAMRARSKAIVEILLRNPKNSQLLYRPNRQGETPYNIDVNHPKTMLGQIFGARRLNTNEDNENMLGYDLYSSALADILSEPSLSTPITVGLYAKWGSGKSFLLNKLREEMKNFARQWIDPVFQFSSLLFLVVAHVSLLVGVTLGLALQSWIIGLSSGISLLVIVYIFLVLVWYANKRYDWYWPYNLTVELTTKLNTLKLLLQVIFCHPPGSQCQDGIAVQPIKFYFTDQTRVGTTAAGENVVVQMVGSLYDSIENDYGSLSTRLYRAFRPKPDKSTTTWKWRRLCCLPHVILFEFCLCSLLVGISILTVYLIDISNEESTIERVTAHIIMISIALVLAISIIANLYTWSRTLHALVFSQRRHLQRSISKLETLKSEGFIQTLKSEVNLMTEMVKCLDSFMAQQSRLVVIVDGLDSCEQDKVLLVLDAIQALFSDNGYPFVVILAIDPHIISKAVEVNSRRLFSESNIGGHDYLRNMVHLPFYLQNSGLRKVKVAQQTAQHYKKTVWTEAEESVNYTATSTMHHSVSSRRLSTESAIMNSNEKLKPQQRKGSRKMRLSESIASSIGSNLNRLGGAQDLNKMLLTDDYFSDVNPRSMRRLMNVVYVTGRLLKAFQIDFNWYHLASWINITEQWPFRTSWLILHYDMYEESLDDNMSLKSLYDKVRPQIPVLKEVQPLLEIDRDERKLDVFLTFHRSSLLISDMKIFLPFTINLDPYIKKKIKEEQQSIEEDTNLFNKQSAWHGHNVPIDQWPPQRGMSMNRHMMKLAKQSSLQGSMPPTPSWGYQPSFEWQVPPTWMQMPPMEPVSKPLSATTMLPSEILEIKLSSLSVNGVCDLIDKIENLNSTQASIYKQAIKENNINGRVLLHCDLQELKKVFKMTFGDWELFRMVIVSLREMELSSFTYEEGPRSVRFTVGSEQVLRKDHALPNNSIRVSAHVEKEKGTSRSDGSTRRDQNKQSIMEKQVTLEEQMICGALQTLNEEACEDVLDVPSPAVAPTDSLPSGHVISVHDTEYVLLQSSPLLHWVPVNEDPVSSDDSSHDSTVFLQRTNSQRSIASQYSTRSACSYKTLKRSGSNISTRPSSLFVSPPPSPKPAIRSKSTDERCMGNNVSLKITPSSVSTKRRSSSTLNDEIVIPVPTSSLEKLSKLKDRLIGTTSTATARSPGPGGESDDESTPLVSELSTPTHSQSDSVFRHDCSAENSSSPSSNRSLPRDGERRVDLDYADTVSLVICESSNAQLPSRHGTKIWDDTETPV